A single window of Nicotiana sylvestris chromosome 3, ASM39365v2, whole genome shotgun sequence DNA harbors:
- the LOC104216035 gene encoding uncharacterized protein, which translates to MVRKRFHDVRTGALVAKSFDAQKYLKRVGLGKEDYHFWKQVGKALLCTYTLFGVAWLWNETSPLGWWTLKPKPKEEKELAHLYERRKFPYPGDEKAMEEFIAKGGMIGTTIGPKGVVESDKDSYNFQKALQDKKFDQEAFKLWMRMKNEVISELQEKGFDVE; encoded by the exons ATGGTTCGCAAGCGATTTCATGATGTCAGAACAG GTGCTTTGGTGGCAAAATCATTCGATGCCCAGAAATATCTGAAGAGAGTTGGGTTAGGAAAAGAAGACTATCACTTCTGGAAGCAAGTTGGCAAGGCGTTGCTTTGTACTTACACTTTGTTCGGCGTAGCGTGGTTATGGAATGAGACTTCGCCACTTGGTTGGTGGACCCTGAAACCCAAgccaaaggaagaaaaagaactAGCACACCTGTATGAACGCCGGAAATTTCCATATCCAggtgatgagaaggcaatggagGAGTTTATTGCCAAAGGTGGGATGATTGGTACCACAATTGGTCCTAAGGGCGTCGTTGAATCCGATAAAGATTCCTATAATTTTCAGAAAGCATTGCAGGATAAGAAATTTGATCAAGAAGCCTTCAAGTtgtggatgaggatgaagaatgaAGTTATTTCGGAGCTCCAAGAGAAAGGGTTTGATGTAGAGTGA